A window of the Brassica oleracea var. oleracea cultivar TO1000 chromosome C1, BOL, whole genome shotgun sequence genome harbors these coding sequences:
- the LOC106315440 gene encoding protein ASPARTIC PROTEASE IN GUARD CELL 1 has translation MASTRLFSLLSVFTLSLLLTTTDASSRSLLPSHETTVLDVVSSLQQTQHILSLDPTLSSLTTTTTTIPGSDPVFLNSSSPLSLELHSRDTLVASQHKDYKSLVLSRLERDSSRVAGITTKIRFAVEGIDRSDLKPVYNDETLYQPEDLTTPVVSGASQGSGEYFSRIGVGTPAKEMFMVLDTGSDINWIQCQPCSDCYQQSDPVFDPASSSTFKSLSCSAPQCGSLEVSACRSDKCLYQVSYGDGSFTVGDYATDTVTFGTNGKVNDVALGCGHDNEGLFTGAAGLLGLGGGALSMTNQIKATSFSYCLVDRDSGKSSSLDFNSVQAGTGDATAPLLRNSKIDTFYYVGLSGFSVGGQQVSIPSSVFAVDASGAGGVILDCGTAVTRLQTQAYNSLRDAFVKLTANLKKGTSSISLFDTCYDFSSLSTVKVPTVAFHFTGGKSIDLPAKNYLIPVDDAGTFCFAFAPTSSSLSIIGNVQQQGTRITYDLANNLIGLSANQC, from the coding sequence ATGGCTTCCACGCGATTATTCTCCCTCCTCTCCGTCTTCACTCTCTCTCTTCTCCTCACCACCACCGATGCTTCCTCTCGCTCTCTACTACCTTCACACGAAACCACCGTCCTCGACGTTGTCTCATCTCTCCAGCAAACCCAACACATCCTCTCACTCGACCCGACTCTTTCCTCACTCACCACCACCACCACCACAATACCCGGATCCGACCCGGTTTTCCTCAACTCATCTTCTCCACTATCTCTAGAGCTTCACTCCCGCGACACTCTCGTCGCATCGCAGCACAAGGACTACAAGAGCCTAGTACTGAGCCGACTCGAGCGAGACTCATCCCGAGTCGCCGGAATCACCACCAAGATCCGATTCGCCGTCGAGGGCATCGACAGATCCGATCTCAAACCCGTTTACAACGACGAGACCTTATACCAACCCGAGGATCTAACGACGCCCGTCGTCTCCGGAGCCAGCCAAGGAAGCGGCGAGTATTTCTCCCGAATCGGAGTCGGAACTCCGGCGAAGGAGATGTTCATGGTGCTCGACACCGGAAGCGACATAAACTGGATTCAGTGCCAGCCTTGCTCCGACTGTTACCAACAATCCGACCCGGTTTTCGACCCGGCTTCGTCCTCCACGTTCAAGTCTCTCTCTTGCTCGGCCCCACAGTGCGGTTCTCTAGAAGTTTCCGCTTGTCGCTCGGACAAGTGTCTCTACCAAGTTAGTTACGGAGACGGATCTTTCACCGTTGGAGATTACGCTACCGATACGGTGACGTTTGGAACCAACGGTAAAGTAAACGACGTCGCTTTGGGATGTGGGCACGATAACGAAGGTCTTTTCACGGGAGCGGCCGGTTTACTCGGTTTAGGAGGTGGAGCTTTGTCTATGACTAATCAGATTAAAGCGACGTCGTTCTCCTACTGCCTCGTTGATCGTGACTCGGGGAAGTCCTCGAGTCTCGACTTCAACTCGGTCCAAGCCGGAACCGGAGACGCGACGGCTCCGCTTCTCCGCAACAGCAAGATCGACACTTTCTACTACGTCGGACTCAGCGGGTTCAGCGTCGGCGGTCAGCAAGTCTCCATCCCTTCGTCGGTGTTCGCCGTCGACGCTTCGGGAGCCGGAGGAGTGATCTTGGACTGTGGAACCGCCGTGACTCGTCTCCAGACTCAGGCCTACAACTCGCTGCGCGACGCGTTTGTTAAACTCACGGCGAATCTCAAGAAGGGGACGTCGAGCATCTCACTCTTCGACACTTGCTACGACTTCTCGTCTCTCTCCACCGTGAAAGTCCCGACGGTGGCGTTTCATTTCACCGGTGGTAAGTCGATTGATTTGCCGGCGAAGAATTACTTGATCCCTGTGGATGACGCCGGAACGTTCTGCTTTGCTTTTGCTCCGACGTCGTCTTCTTTGTCGATCATCGGGAACGTGCAGCAGCAAGGGACACGTATCACTTACGATCTGGCGAATAATCTTATCGGATTGTCAGCGAATCAATGCTAA